Proteins encoded by one window of Vigna radiata var. radiata cultivar VC1973A chromosome 5, Vradiata_ver6, whole genome shotgun sequence:
- the LOC106760063 gene encoding tetratricopeptide repeat protein 27-like, with product MEQTVAIRSYELRLIRCTLNSEQSQQLCVSQKRDSLDDSIDHLLNFIQYGNYIQALTSQSSSHLVFQLADLESPSLSDPGKLYSLLVDRAECFIAAATNDVLEQQRRNMLVTCIAVAAFLGFTQVNFIGPLEGVELPKCPLGLDGDDEGRDNWARNQLMSSGSDLVGKFSNLQYIVFAKMLLMRLKDLGSEMKSLPWWLARVLVVQQRVLDERCSSLSDLLHVYMGEALQMFGSRELVESYWQDDLHDGESSGMVSLIHLEAGIIEYVYGRLDSCRMHFKSAEMAAGLQLSVTGVLGFRTEHQAEPKAQRVLLTNTCPSNNENENCPLTSTAIQTCDSNKGEDDWNMNQHETSEASALRIPKLLQNNDDSRIRSPSQSIQNGGHVTPNLTAIQQAVILAFCLLIEKSSPRDELHLWDMAPYIEAIDSQNFSYFTIRCLSDLLRIRWESSRCRTKERALQMMDNLVKHIYEPSPAIADRIAFIYAIYMPSIPALQMEYGELLSDCGLKGEAAQKFVELELWYKLKDCYSFLGKKATAVELIRKRLSETPNDPILWCSLGDLTDNDACFEKALEVSNNRSSRAKRSMAQSAYKRGDYNKSILLWESALAVNSMDPDDWFKLGTAAVKAQDTGKALDAFTRVIQLDPENEEAWTYFASLHAMKRKGKEALIASKEALKFKRNSWQLWENYSHIAVEIGNISQALKGVQMVLDITNYKRVDSELLERITGEVERLCIVDSGAEYEMEVGGASVAGRSRETEKLLVLLGEVLQQIVKNGSGFGSEIWGLYAKWHRINGDLMMSSEALLKQVRSLQGSDTWKDQDRFKKFAKSSLDLCQVYVDMFSSASGSIKQLYTAELHLKNVIRQAQSCFSDTQEFRDLQACYDEVKMKLQSNSINA from the exons ATGGAACAAACAGTTGCAATTCGCAGCTATGAACTTCGCCTCATTCGTTGCACACTCAATTCTGAGCAATCGCAACAACTTTGCGTCTCGCAGAAACGTGATTCTTTGGATGATTCCATTGACCATCTCTTGAATTTCATTCAGTATGGCAATTATATTCAAGCACTCACTTCTCAGTCCTCCTCCCACCTTGTTTTCCAACTCGCTGACCTTGAATCACCGTCACTCAGCGATCCCGGTAAGCTCTATTCTTTGTTGGTTGACCGCGCCGAGTGCTTCATCGCCGCTGCAACCAACGACGTTCTTGAACAGCAACGTAGGAACATGCTTGTTACGTGCATCGCAGTTGCCGCGTTTCTAGGGTTCACTCAAGTCAACTTTATCGG GCCCTTGGAAGGGGTAGAGCTACCAAAATGTCCTCTGGGTTTGGATGGTGATGACGAAGGACGGGATAATTGGGCTCGGAATCAGCTTATGTCTTCTGGTTCTGACTTGGTCGGGAAGTTCTCCAATCTTCAG TATATAGTTTTTGCGAAGATGTTGCTTATGCGGTTGAAGGATTTAGGCAGTGAGATGAAAAGCCTTCCGTGGTGGCTTGCACGGGTTTTGGTTGTTCAACAGAGGGTGTTGGATGAGCGGTGTTCTTCCTTGTCTGATCTCTTGCATGTGTATATGGGTGAAGCTTTGCAGATGTTTGGTTCTCGCGAACTAGTTGAGAGTTATTGGCAGGATGATTTACACGACGGAGAGAGCTCGGGCATGGTCTCCTTGATTCATTTGGAGGCTGGCATTATTGAATATGTATATGGACGGCTTGACTCTTGCAG GATGCATTTTAAATCAGCTGAGATGGCAGCTGGGCTTCAGCTTTCAGTCACTGGGGTACTTGGTTTCCGTACTGAACACCAG GCGGAACCAAAGGCACAGAGGGTACTTCTTACCAACACATGTCCATCAAATAATGAGAATGAGAACTGTCCCTTAACGAGTACCGCTATCCAAACATGTGATTCCAACAAAGGTGAAGATGATTGGAATATGAATCAGCATGAAACCTCTGAAGCATCTGCACTCAGAATACCCAAGTTGTTACAAAACAACGATGACTCTAGAATTAGATCTCCATCTCAAAGCATACAAAATGGTGGCCATGTTACTCCTAATTTGACAGCAATTCAACAAGCTGTAATTCTGGCATTTTGCCTTTTGATTGAGAAGAGCTCCCCACGCGATGAGTTGCACT TATGGGATATGGCACCTTACATTGAAGCAATTGATTCCCAGAACTTCTCTTACTTTACT ATAAGGTGTTTATCGGATCTTTTACGTATTCGATGGGAGTCATCTCGTTGCCGAACTAAGGAGCGTGCCTTACAGATGATGGATAACTTG GTTAAACATATTTATGAACCTTCTCCAGCAATAGCTGATAGAATTGCTTTTATTTATGCTATTTATATGCCAAGTATTCCTGCATTGCAGAT ggaATATGGGGAACTTTTGTCAGATTGCGGTTTGAAAGGGGAGGCAGCGCAGAAGTTTGTAGAATTAGAATTATGGTATAAGCTAAAAGACTGTTACAG TTTCTTGGGGAAGAAAGCAACCGCTGTTGAACTCATCAGGAAGCGACTTTCGGAAACACCAAATGACCCCATATTATG GTGTTCCCTGGGTGACCTTACAGATAATGATGCATGTTTTGAGAAAGCTCTAGAAGTTTCAAACAATAGGTCTTCTAGAGCAAAG CGTTCTATGGCTCAAAGTGCATACAAAAGAGGAGACTACAACAAATCTATATTGTTGTG GGAGTCTGCACTTGCAGTGAACTCAATGGACCCAGATGATTGGTTTAAACTTGGGACTGCTGCAGTGAAG GCTCAAGATACAGGAAAGGCTCTGGATGCGTTTACTCGCGTAATTCAACTTGATCCTGAAAATGAGGAAGCTTGGACTTACTTTGCAAGCTT GCACGCGATGAAAAGAAAGGGCAAGGAAGCCTTAATCGCATCAAAAGAAGCCTTGAAATTCAA ACGGAACAGCTGGCAATTATGGGAGAACTATAGCCATATTGCTGTCGAAATTGGCAATATCAGTCAG GCTCTGAAAGGTGTACAGATGGTTTTGGACATCACCAATTATAAGAGAGTAGATAGTGAATTATTGGAAAGAATCACAGGAGAGGTGGAACGGTTATGCATTGTCGATTCTGGAGCAGAATATGAAATGGAAGTAGGTGGAGCATCTGTTGCCGGAAGATCACGTGAAACTGAAAAATTATTGGTTTTACTTGGCGAAGTTTTACAACAG ATAGTTAAAAATGGGAGTGGATTTGGATCTGAAATCTGGGGCTTATATGCCAAATGGCACAGAATTAATGGAGATCTCATGATGAGCTCTGAAGCCCTCTTAAAGCAAGTTAGGTCACTCCAG GGAAGTGATACGTGGAAGGACCAAGATCGGTTCAAAAAATTTGCAAAATCATCTTTGGATCTTTGCCAGGTATACGTGGACATGTTTTCATCTGCTTCTGGTAGTATTAAACAACTGTATACAGCTGAGCTGCACTTGAAGAATGTCATCAGACAG GCTCAGAGCTGCTTCTCCGATACACAAGAGTTCAGAGATCTTCAAGCTTGCTATGATGAAGTGAAAATGAAACTCCAATCCAACTCCATCAATGCCTAG